The Streptococcus oralis Uo5 genome includes a window with the following:
- the ybeY gene encoding rRNA maturation RNase YbeY yields the protein MYIEMVDETGQVSQEILHQTQEILEFAAQKIGKEDKEMAVTFVTNERSHELNLEYRDTDRPTDVISLEYKPELDIAFDEEDLLENPELAEMMSEFDAYIGELFISIDKAHEQAEEYGHSFEREMGFLAVHGFLHINGYDHYTPEEEAEMFGLQEEILTAYGLTRQ from the coding sequence ATGTATATTGAAATGGTAGATGAAACTGGTCAAGTTTCACAAGAAATCTTGCACCAAACCCAAGAAATTTTGGAATTTGCAGCCCAAAAAATAGGAAAAGAAGACAAGGAGATGGCAGTGACCTTTGTGACTAACGAGCGTAGCCACGAACTCAATCTCGAGTACCGTGATACGGATCGTCCGACAGATGTTATCAGCCTTGAGTATAAACCAGAGTTGGACATTGCCTTTGATGAAGAAGATTTGCTTGAAAATCCAGAATTAGCAGAGATGATGTCTGAGTTTGATGCCTATATTGGGGAACTGTTCATCTCTATCGATAAGGCTCATGAGCAGGCTGAGGAATACGGTCACAGCTTTGAGCGTGAGATGGGCTTCTTGGCAGTACACGGCTTTTTACACATTAACGGCTACGATCACTACACTCCGGAAGAAGAAGCGGAGATGTTCGGTTTACAAGAAGAAATTTTGACAGCCTATGGACTCACAAGACAATAA
- a CDS encoding diacylglycerol kinase family protein, producing the protein MDSQDNKRKWKNRDLVSSLEFALTGILTAFKEERNMRKHAVTALVVILAGFVFQVSRIEWLFLLMNIFLVVAFEIINSAIENVVDLASHYHFSMLAKKAKDMAAGAVLVVSLLAAVIGALIFLPRIWDLLF; encoded by the coding sequence ATGGACTCACAAGACAATAAACGAAAATGGAAAAATCGTGACCTTGTATCCAGTTTAGAATTTGCTCTCACAGGAATTCTGACTGCTTTCAAGGAAGAACGCAATATGCGAAAACATGCAGTGACGGCTCTAGTGGTCATCCTTGCAGGTTTTGTTTTTCAGGTGTCACGGATCGAATGGCTCTTTCTCCTAATGAACATTTTCTTGGTAGTAGCCTTTGAGATTATTAACTCTGCTATCGAAAATGTGGTGGATCTAGCCAGTCACTATCACTTTTCTATGTTGGCAAAGAAAGCCAAGGACATGGCGGCAGGAGCCGTGCTTGTGGTTTCCCTTCTTGCTGCAGTGATTGGTGCACTTATCTTTCTCCCACGCATTTGGGATTTACTATTTTAA